In Candidatus Sulfurimonas marisnigri, a single genomic region encodes these proteins:
- the serS gene encoding serine--tRNA ligase — protein MIDLKLLQKDFDVVSAKLMRKGVDAKLIENLKTKNEELKLAKSDFETLQAAQNSMSKEFGVYKREGKDVGALKAKVDANKIKITEALEIQRVKQEELETLAMSIPNIPDDNVPDGADENDNIEIRKVLMPKEFSFTPKEHWELAEKNGWIDFERGVKLATSRFSVSFGMGARLERALINFMLDFNRQRGFEEVSVPALVNRAALEGTGQLPKFEDDLYKMQGQELFLIPTAEVPVTNLYQDEILPEDKLPIKMTAYTSCFRKEAGAAGRDTRGMIRQHQFHKVELVTLAKPEQSDEIFSEMVTCASDILTALELPHRLVTLCTGDLGFSAANTVDIEVWLPGQATYREISSVSNTREFQARRAKIRYKDGKKNSFVHTLNGSSLAVGRTLVAIMENFQNEDGSIDIPEVLKPYLGI, from the coding sequence ATGATTGATTTAAAATTATTACAAAAAGATTTTGATGTCGTTAGTGCAAAGTTAATGCGCAAAGGTGTTGATGCTAAACTTATTGAAAATTTAAAAACTAAAAATGAAGAACTAAAGTTAGCAAAATCAGATTTTGAAACACTTCAAGCAGCTCAAAATAGTATGAGTAAAGAGTTTGGAGTTTATAAACGAGAAGGCAAAGATGTTGGTGCACTTAAGGCTAAAGTTGATGCAAATAAAATAAAAATAACTGAGGCGTTAGAGATTCAAAGAGTTAAACAAGAAGAGTTAGAGACTCTTGCCATGAGTATCCCAAATATACCGGATGATAATGTTCCAGATGGCGCTGACGAAAATGACAATATAGAGATAAGAAAAGTTTTAATGCCAAAAGAGTTTAGCTTTACACCCAAAGAGCATTGGGAACTAGCTGAGAAAAATGGCTGGATAGACTTTGAACGCGGCGTTAAACTTGCAACTAGCCGTTTTAGTGTAAGCTTTGGTATGGGGGCAAGATTAGAGCGTGCACTTATAAACTTTATGCTTGACTTTAATCGCCAAAGAGGCTTTGAAGAAGTTAGTGTTCCAGCACTTGTAAACAGAGCTGCGCTAGAGGGAACCGGGCAACTTCCTAAGTTTGAAGATGACTTATACAAAATGCAAGGCCAAGAGTTATTTTTAATTCCTACTGCAGAAGTTCCTGTAACCAACCTCTACCAGGATGAGATACTTCCTGAAGATAAACTACCAATCAAAATGACAGCTTATACATCATGTTTTAGAAAAGAGGCTGGAGCTGCAGGGCGTGATACAAGAGGCATGATTAGACAGCATCAGTTTCACAAAGTAGAACTTGTCACTCTAGCAAAACCTGAACAAAGTGATGAAATATTTAGTGAGATGGTTACATGTGCATCTGATATTTTAACTGCGCTTGAGCTTCCTCACCGCCTAGTAACACTATGTACTGGAGATTTAGGTTTCAGTGCGGCCAATACAGTTGATATAGAGGTGTGGTTACCTGGTCAAGCAACTTACCGTGAGATATCATCTGTATCAAACACAAGAGAGTTCCAAGCTAGACGTGCAAAAATCCGTTATAAAGATGGAAAGAAAAATTCTTTTGTTCACACACTAAACGGCTCATCTTTAGCTGTTGGCAGAACTTTAGTAGCTATTATGGAAAACTTCCAAAACGAAGATGGTTCAATAGATATACCTGAAGTTTTAAAACCTTATTTAGGAATATAA
- a CDS encoding phosphatidylserine decarboxylase, with amino-acid sequence MRNNLLPIAKEGLNYIIWAILSFAFFAILDLDFLQFFTFLVTLFFLFVFRNPERENIIFQENSVVSPVDGVVVSIEELKDNKYTYKVEIDSNYFNVSLLRSPLTSLLSYIEIYRGTRLSPLSTLSKNINEKVVLIFRDKNENSIKVVHRLKQSFMNIKIDAIKNQNLLKGSRYGVMINGITTLYLPQNFRLNVSVGNELTASQALIGYFTNDKKNK; translated from the coding sequence ATGAGAAATAATCTTTTACCAATAGCAAAAGAGGGTTTAAATTACATAATTTGGGCTATTTTGTCTTTTGCATTCTTTGCAATTTTAGATCTAGATTTTTTACAGTTTTTTACTTTTTTAGTGACTTTATTTTTTTTATTTGTATTTAGAAATCCAGAAAGAGAAAATATAATTTTTCAAGAAAATAGCGTTGTCTCCCCTGTTGATGGAGTAGTAGTATCGATTGAAGAGCTTAAAGATAACAAATATACCTATAAAGTTGAGATAGACAGCAACTACTTTAATGTATCTCTATTAAGATCTCCTCTTACCTCTTTACTTAGTTACATAGAGATATATAGAGGAACAAGACTGTCACCATTAAGCACTTTATCAAAAAATATTAACGAAAAAGTAGTACTTATTTTTAGAGATAAAAATGAAAATAGCATTAAAGTTGTACATAGATTAAAACAGAGCTTTATGAATATAAAAATAGATGCTATCAAAAATCAGAACCTATTAAAAGGATCTAGATATGGAGTAATGATTAACGGTATAACAACTTTGTATCTACCTCAAAACTTCAGACTAAATGTGAGTGTAGGGAATGAACTAACAGCTTCTCAAGCACTTATAGGTTACTTTACAAACGATAAAAAGAATAAATAA
- a CDS encoding SLC13 family permease encodes MTNDQVIVIAVLFATMVIFLWGRWRHDLVAMSALLVCVVTGLVPGNEAFSGFAHPAVITVACVLVLGHGLLISGAIDILSQRFIPTSAGPTVSIFALIGLAALLSAFMNNVGALAVLMPVAIQMAAKQNLPPGKILMPLAFGSILGGMTTLIGTPPNLIVSEFRATTGMESFSIFDFTPVGLAVAAFGIVFVGLIGWRLVPTREQADTGSFDSAKYLSEVRIVEGSKAVNKRLREVEQMLDEADAQILSMIRNDVHISIPNPWRVLEEGDILLIEVEPESLSSVLSSLGLKLEEDLVLADAEKGNTEEEVEPLQAETGTISEANNEKNNSDKHKSSEVLIQELVVKPNAILIGRSALALDLRARYGISLLAISREGHRSIQRLSSISIKAGDVLLMQGTPEAIASFASLFGCLPLAPRDILVPKNGQALIASLIIAITVGATVLGLFPVPVLFAGAVFAYIMLGIVPLRSVYTTIDWPVIVLLAAMLPVAGAVASTGAADAIAHFLLDNVTQGNAILGLITLLVVTMFLSDLVNNAATAAVMCPIAISTAAQLEVNPDAFLMAIAVGASCAFLTPIGHQNNTLILGPSGFRFGDYWRMGLLLEIIVVAVSVPAILWVWPL; translated from the coding sequence ATGACAAACGATCAAGTTATAGTTATTGCTGTGCTATTTGCTACTATGGTCATCTTCCTTTGGGGACGTTGGCGTCATGACTTGGTTGCAATGAGTGCTTTGCTGGTTTGCGTAGTCACGGGTCTAGTACCTGGTAATGAAGCTTTTTCCGGGTTTGCTCACCCGGCAGTAATTACGGTGGCCTGTGTGCTCGTACTCGGTCATGGCCTGTTGATTTCCGGTGCGATTGATATACTATCCCAACGATTCATTCCAACCTCTGCAGGACCAACTGTTAGTATTTTTGCACTCATCGGTTTGGCCGCCCTGTTGTCGGCTTTCATGAACAATGTTGGCGCCTTAGCCGTTCTCATGCCTGTGGCTATTCAGATGGCTGCCAAGCAGAACCTGCCTCCGGGTAAAATTCTTATGCCACTGGCCTTTGGCTCAATTCTTGGTGGCATGACCACACTCATCGGGACTCCGCCCAACCTGATCGTTTCCGAGTTCAGAGCGACCACAGGAATGGAAAGCTTCAGTATATTTGACTTTACTCCTGTCGGTCTTGCAGTCGCTGCCTTTGGCATTGTTTTTGTCGGGCTTATCGGCTGGCGATTGGTACCCACACGAGAACAGGCGGATACTGGCAGCTTTGACAGTGCCAAATATCTTAGTGAAGTTCGTATTGTTGAAGGCAGTAAAGCGGTGAATAAGCGCTTGCGTGAAGTTGAGCAAATGCTGGATGAAGCCGATGCTCAGATTCTCAGCATGATACGCAATGATGTCCATATTTCTATACCAAATCCCTGGCGGGTATTAGAGGAAGGCGATATCCTGCTTATTGAAGTCGAGCCAGAGTCACTATCATCCGTACTTTCAAGCCTGGGCCTCAAGCTGGAAGAGGATTTAGTGTTAGCCGATGCAGAGAAGGGCAACACCGAAGAAGAAGTGGAGCCACTGCAAGCTGAGACGGGAACAATCAGCGAGGCTAATAATGAGAAAAACAATAGTGATAAGCATAAATCATCAGAGGTGCTAATTCAGGAACTGGTAGTAAAGCCAAATGCAATTTTGATCGGCCGCTCGGCCTTAGCTCTTGACCTGCGAGCCAGATACGGTATTAGCCTATTGGCTATATCGAGAGAGGGTCATCGTTCGATTCAACGCTTAAGTTCTATTTCCATCAAGGCTGGTGATGTGTTACTTATGCAAGGAACACCTGAGGCAATTGCCAGTTTTGCCTCCTTATTCGGCTGTCTGCCGCTTGCTCCACGTGACATCCTGGTTCCCAAAAATGGACAGGCACTTATCGCTTCATTAATCATAGCTATTACAGTTGGCGCTACTGTATTAGGTCTATTCCCGGTGCCCGTGTTGTTCGCCGGTGCAGTGTTTGCCTATATCATGCTGGGTATCGTGCCGCTTCGATCTGTATACACAACTATCGATTGGCCGGTGATTGTGTTGTTAGCAGCGATGCTCCCGGTTGCCGGTGCTGTCGCCTCTACTGGTGCAGCTGACGCGATTGCACATTTTTTGCTGGATAATGTAACACAGGGGAATGCTATCCTTGGGCTGATAACACTGCTAGTGGTTACTATGTTTCTTTCCGACCTGGTGAACAATGCTGCCACGGCAGCGGTAATGTGCCCAATTGCAATCAGTACCGCGGCTCAACTCGAGGTAAATCCCGATGCCTTTTTAATGGCTATTGCAGTGGGAGCTTCCTGTGCTTTTTTGACACCTATCGGTCACCAAAACAATACCCTGATCCTTGGACCAAGCGGCTTTCGTTTTGGCGATTACTGGCGCATGGGACTACTGCTGGAAATCATTGTTGTAGCAGTAAGTGTACCCGCAATACTATGGGTCTGGCCACTATGA
- the ftsH gene encoding ATP-dependent zinc metalloprotease FtsH: MQDKNNKDNNFFNKNPLVTFAIFSVVIILLFKTIVGDTQGTNENVAGASKRAKSINYSEFKSLISSKQLKKVDIGQSYIKAYGSDSLSVYTTRIVPGDTKLIEELEKQGIEYTGFSETNWFTEMFGWLLPFLIIIGIWMFFAGRMQKSMGSGILGMGNSKKMVNSEKPKTKFDDVAGVEEAKEEVQEIVDFLKFPARYVEIGAKIPKGVLLVGSPGTGKTLLAKAVAGEADVPFFSVSGSSFIEMFVGVGAARVRDLFEQAKKDAPSIIFIDEIDAIGKSRAAGGVMGGNDEREQTLNQLLAEMDGFGTDTPIIILAATNRPEVLDQALLRPGRFDRQVLVDKPDFEGRVKILKVHVKGVKMDEDVELEEVARLTAGLAGADLANIINEAALLAGRKSQKTVKQSDLFESVERALAGLAKKSRRINPKEKKIVAYHESGHALLAETTKGAKKVSKVSIVPRGLAALGYTLNTPEENKFMMQKHELWAEVDVLLGGRAAEEVFIGEISTGAGNDLERATDIIKSMVQTYGMSDVAGLMVLEKSRQSFLGGGMQATREYSDKMAENMDEFIKTSLKARYDTVLVRLEEYREAIEDMVKLLYKKENITGVEVREIITAFEKKNNIDSKVTKVVDEIRDELEEDAKMADEAKDVEEKSDEK, from the coding sequence ATGCAAGACAAGAACAATAAAGACAATAACTTTTTTAATAAAAATCCATTAGTAACTTTTGCAATTTTTTCAGTTGTTATAATACTTCTTTTTAAAACAATTGTTGGGGATACTCAAGGCACAAATGAAAATGTAGCTGGTGCAAGTAAACGTGCAAAGTCGATTAATTATTCTGAATTTAAGTCACTAATATCATCTAAACAATTGAAGAAAGTTGATATTGGACAAAGCTATATAAAAGCATATGGGTCTGACAGCTTATCAGTTTATACAACTAGAATTGTTCCTGGAGATACAAAGCTTATAGAAGAGCTAGAAAAACAGGGTATAGAATATACAGGCTTTAGTGAAACGAATTGGTTTACAGAAATGTTTGGGTGGCTTCTGCCATTTTTAATTATTATTGGTATATGGATGTTTTTTGCAGGTCGCATGCAAAAAAGTATGGGTAGTGGAATACTTGGGATGGGTAATTCTAAAAAGATGGTCAACTCTGAAAAGCCAAAGACAAAATTTGATGATGTGGCTGGTGTAGAAGAGGCAAAAGAGGAAGTTCAAGAGATAGTAGATTTTTTAAAATTCCCTGCTCGTTACGTAGAAATAGGTGCCAAAATCCCTAAAGGTGTTCTTTTAGTAGGTAGTCCAGGTACTGGTAAAACATTATTGGCAAAAGCTGTTGCGGGTGAAGCAGATGTTCCTTTCTTTTCTGTAAGTGGATCTAGTTTTATTGAGATGTTTGTAGGAGTAGGTGCAGCTCGAGTTCGTGATTTATTTGAACAAGCAAAAAAAGACGCTCCAAGTATTATATTTATAGATGAAATTGATGCTATAGGGAAAAGTCGTGCAGCTGGCGGTGTGATGGGTGGAAATGATGAGAGAGAGCAGACTTTAAATCAACTACTTGCTGAGATGGATGGGTTTGGAACAGATACTCCTATTATTATTTTAGCTGCTACAAATAGACCTGAAGTACTTGATCAGGCACTGTTACGTCCTGGTCGTTTTGATAGACAAGTTTTAGTTGATAAACCTGACTTTGAAGGGCGTGTCAAAATTCTAAAGGTTCATGTTAAAGGTGTTAAGATGGATGAAGACGTTGAGCTTGAAGAGGTGGCTCGCTTAACGGCAGGACTAGCTGGTGCTGACTTGGCAAATATTATAAATGAGGCAGCGCTGTTAGCAGGTAGAAAAAGTCAAAAAACTGTAAAACAGAGTGATTTATTTGAATCAGTTGAACGTGCTTTAGCTGGACTTGCTAAAAAATCTCGTCGAATTAATCCAAAAGAGAAGAAAATTGTTGCATATCACGAAAGTGGGCATGCACTTCTTGCAGAAACTACAAAGGGAGCTAAAAAAGTTTCAAAAGTATCTATTGTTCCTCGTGGTTTGGCTGCTTTAGGGTACACTTTAAATACGCCAGAAGAGAACAAATTTATGATGCAAAAACATGAGCTTTGGGCTGAAGTTGATGTTCTTCTTGGTGGTCGTGCTGCTGAGGAAGTATTTATTGGTGAAATATCAACGGGTGCTGGCAATGACCTTGAGCGTGCTACAGATATTATCAAATCAATGGTTCAGACTTATGGAATGAGTGATGTAGCTGGACTTATGGTTTTGGAGAAAAGTAGACAATCATTTTTAGGCGGAGGAATGCAAGCTACCCGTGAGTACAGTGATAAGATGGCTGAGAATATGGATGAGTTTATTAAAACGTCTTTGAAAGCAAGATATGACACTGTATTAGTTAGACTTGAAGAGTATAGAGAAGCTATTGAAGATATGGTTAAACTTTTATATAAAAAAGAGAATATTACAGGTGTAGAAGTAAGAGAAATTATTACTGCTTTTGAAAAAAAGAATAATATTGATTCTAAAGTTACAAAAGTAGTAGATGAAATTAGAGATGAGCTAGAAGAAGATGCAAAAATGGCAGATGAAGCTAAAGATGTAGAAGAGAAAAGTGATGAGAAATAA
- a CDS encoding c-type cytochrome encodes MKKIIIGIVVLTTTTALMAGIDSATCIACHGADWSKSPDRKAKPVSEMTHAEIATALKGYKTGDCGRPMNRMQGQALKYSDAELDAFAQTIGK; translated from the coding sequence ATGAAAAAAATTATTATTGGAATTGTTGTTTTAACTACAACTACAGCTTTGATGGCAGGCATAGACAGTGCAACTTGCATAGCTTGTCATGGTGCTGATTGGAGTAAGTCCCCTGATCGTAAGGCTAAACCCGTTTCTGAGATGACTCATGCGGAGATTGCTACTGCTCTTAAAGGTTATAAAACTGGCGATTGTGGTAGACCAATGAATAGGATGCAAGGTCAAGCATTAAAATATTCTGATGCTGAGCTAGATGCTTTCGCGCAAACTATTGGTAAATAG
- a CDS encoding universal stress protein — translation MKTLKRIVVGIDILEKSNNVLKRAFMLARENKAQLFVIHAIQIPWLAMPNYFNRGEISIDKSGVKEKIEKKIKGLNTDGKITCSVSVKEGDADDVILHAAKSYKADMIIIGVHSKSKGGKNLLGTTAQKVVNQSHSPVLIVKKNVEGNYQDILAPTDFETQSKQSILIAKNIFPKAKISVIHTYETIDIKGPYIPYGYDLEHSNKMAKVRATKEMKDFIKDVSAEKGKVMDGKLDYKKVILQYIKKDSYDLVVIGSQGTAGLKALLGSVASYILKTSPCDVLIYVAKD, via the coding sequence ATGAAAACGCTAAAAAGAATTGTTGTCGGAATAGATATTTTAGAAAAATCAAATAATGTTTTAAAAAGAGCATTTATGTTGGCAAGAGAGAATAAGGCTCAATTATTTGTTATTCATGCTATACAAATACCTTGGTTGGCTATGCCAAACTATTTTAATAGAGGTGAAATTTCCATTGATAAGAGTGGCGTTAAAGAAAAGATAGAGAAAAAGATAAAAGGACTGAATACAGATGGCAAGATAACTTGTTCAGTCTCTGTAAAAGAAGGTGATGCTGATGATGTGATACTTCATGCAGCAAAGTCATATAAAGCAGATATGATTATTATAGGGGTGCACAGTAAGTCAAAAGGCGGAAAAAATTTGCTGGGAACAACCGCACAAAAAGTAGTAAATCAAAGTCATTCGCCAGTTTTAATTGTCAAGAAGAATGTCGAAGGTAACTATCAAGATATATTAGCTCCAACAGATTTCGAAACACAATCAAAACAGAGTATCTTGATTGCAAAAAATATTTTTCCAAAAGCAAAAATAAGTGTAATTCACACCTACGAGACAATCGATATAAAAGGTCCATACATCCCATATGGATATGATTTAGAACACTCTAATAAAATGGCGAAAGTTCGTGCTACAAAAGAGATGAAGGATTTCATAAAAGATGTCTCTGCTGAAAAAGGAAAAGTGATGGATGGAAAGCTAGATTATAAAAAAGTAATACTTCAATACATAAAAAAAGACTCTTACGATCTTGTAGTTATAGGTTCACAGGGCACTGCAGGACTTAAAGCATTATTGGGAAGCGTTGCTTCATATATCTTAAAAACATCTCCCTGTGATGTGTTGATTTATGTAGCTAAAGATTGA
- a CDS encoding acyl-CoA thioesterase, producing the protein MKQISLRGRAYPSDLNHSGTVFGGWIMAKMDKAASIAVEDIVNSGAVTISVTDLHFLKPIRNGDIVTIYTEIIKVGNTSIQINVNVMVRCKQSHEEYSVTNAIFTFVTLNEDRKPINVRDVIRDDINDYVKELL; encoded by the coding sequence ATGAAGCAAATATCATTAAGAGGAAGAGCATATCCAAGTGATTTAAATCATTCAGGAACCGTTTTTGGTGGTTGGATTATGGCTAAGATGGATAAGGCGGCTTCTATCGCGGTAGAAGATATTGTAAACTCGGGGGCTGTTACTATATCTGTAACAGATTTACATTTTTTGAAGCCTATCAGGAATGGCGATATAGTTACAATCTATACAGAGATTATAAAAGTTGGTAACACCTCCATACAGATAAATGTAAATGTAATGGTACGTTGTAAACAATCACATGAAGAGTACAGTGTGACAAACGCAATTTTTACCTTTGTTACCTTAAATGAAGATAGAAAGCCAATCAATGTTCGAGATGTCATTCGCGATGATATAAATGATTATGTAAAAGAATTACTATGA
- a CDS encoding aminoacyl--tRNA ligase-related protein, protein MPIYCQNYNHKLNNLSQTICILTLWYMYIRSISTAVWLPGQATYRQISSISNTREFQARCAKIRFKDGKKNSFVHTLNGSSLAVGRTLVAIMENNQNEDGSIDIPEVLKPYLGM, encoded by the coding sequence CTGCCTATATACTGCCAAAACTATAATCATAAACTAAATAATCTTAGTCAAACTATTTGTATACTAACACTTTGGTACATGTACATAAGAAGTATATCCACTGCCGTTTGGTTACCAGGACAAGCAACTTACCGTCAAATCTCTTCTATCTCAAACACAAGAGAGTTCCAAGCAAGATGTGCAAAAATACGCTTCAAAGATGGAAAGAAAAACTCTTTTGTTCATACGTTAAACGGCTCTTCTTTAGCTGTTGGCAGAACTTTAGTAGCTATTATGGAAAATAATCAAAACGAAGATGGAAGTATAGATATTCCTGAAGTTTTAAAACCTTATTTAGGAATGTAG
- a CDS encoding sensor histidine kinase, producing MINVKYLSERNILTVLRIAPIIAVPLVVGLIIFTLYINNQNRNIKDIETLKNDFIKSEKKFIQNEVLKTRELIQIKQDSSRARLKKRIRSQVYEGYAIANSIYQNNKDKKSAKEIQHLIVDALINVRFFDGRGYYFINNNNGKAVLFSGKSKLDMELNLSSWEDIKGNHILQDQIDVIRSKGEGFNTKFHRKLDIGDTKDTKEYEKISFVKNFAPYDWHIGTGDYLYNEQRTIQEEILEEMTAIGKLKETSNETSNYMIIMHVKGNTLYHSDSNLINTNADDFKDTNGRSVGKEILNMRSASYMKYFYKNPTTGRMSEKISYFVYIPKWEWLVGSDFYIDKMKEVLDKETKKLETLNESNLFYISFFGLIVFFISIFISIFISKTIKNIFDLYQNKITNQVNELKNLNATLESRVVEAIKDVKQKDEQLLQHVRLAQMGEMISMIAHQWRQPLGAISATSINLRMRIMLEAFDLNKEEGRKECQAYFTDGLKDIEIFTQSLTTTIDDFKNFYKPNKQADLVSFYEPVSKALNIIRGSLISDGIEIVEPCITCNNKRAKIYTNELMQVILNILKNAQDNFKEKKIKDPEITITCKCDSDDKIILDICDNGGGIPEEIIDKIFDPYFSTKNELNGTGLGLYMSKTIVEEHHNGNLLVNNSKDGVCFTIELAQR from the coding sequence ATGATAAATGTAAAATATTTAAGCGAACGTAATATTCTAACTGTTTTAAGAATTGCCCCTATCATAGCGGTACCTTTAGTAGTTGGTCTTATTATATTTACGCTTTATATAAATAATCAAAATAGAAACATTAAAGATATTGAAACCTTAAAAAATGATTTTATCAAATCTGAAAAAAAATTCATTCAAAATGAAGTTTTAAAAACCAGGGAGTTAATTCAGATTAAACAAGACAGCAGTAGAGCTAGGTTAAAAAAGAGAATTCGTTCTCAAGTTTATGAAGGTTATGCCATAGCCAATAGCATTTACCAGAATAACAAAGATAAAAAATCTGCTAAAGAGATTCAGCATCTTATTGTTGATGCTTTAATCAATGTAAGATTTTTTGATGGTAGAGGTTACTATTTTATAAACAATAATAATGGGAAAGCTGTCTTGTTTAGTGGAAAATCAAAACTAGATATGGAGCTGAATCTTTCCTCGTGGGAGGATATTAAAGGAAATCATATTCTCCAAGATCAAATTGATGTTATAAGAAGTAAAGGAGAGGGCTTCAATACAAAATTTCACAGAAAATTAGATATTGGAGATACTAAAGATACTAAAGAGTATGAAAAAATAAGTTTTGTTAAAAATTTTGCGCCATATGATTGGCATATTGGTACGGGGGACTACCTGTATAATGAACAAAGAACAATTCAAGAAGAGATATTAGAAGAAATGACTGCTATTGGTAAATTGAAAGAAACATCTAATGAAACTAGTAATTATATGATTATTATGCATGTAAAAGGCAATACTTTATATCATTCGGACAGTAATCTTATTAACACAAATGCCGATGATTTTAAAGATACAAATGGTAGATCTGTAGGAAAAGAAATTCTTAATATGCGATCTGCTTCTTACATGAAATATTTTTATAAAAATCCGACAACAGGCAGAATGTCTGAAAAGATAAGTTATTTTGTTTATATTCCCAAGTGGGAGTGGTTAGTAGGCTCTGATTTCTACATTGATAAAATGAAAGAGGTTTTAGATAAAGAAACAAAAAAACTAGAAACGTTAAACGAATCAAACCTCTTTTATATCAGTTTTTTTGGTCTTATAGTTTTTTTCATTTCAATTTTCATTTCAATTTTTATTTCTAAGACCATTAAAAATATATTTGATCTCTATCAAAATAAGATAACCAATCAAGTTAACGAATTGAAAAACTTAAATGCAACACTAGAGAGTCGTGTAGTAGAAGCAATCAAGGATGTGAAGCAAAAAGACGAACAACTCCTACAGCATGTAAGATTAGCTCAGATGGGAGAGATGATTAGTATGATTGCCCATCAATGGAGACAACCACTGGGGGCTATCTCTGCAACATCAATAAACCTTAGGATGCGGATAATGCTAGAGGCATTTGATTTGAATAAAGAGGAAGGAAGAAAAGAGTGTCAAGCATATTTTACTGATGGCCTTAAAGATATCGAGATATTTACTCAAAGTCTTACGACTACAATTGATGACTTTAAAAATTTCTATAAACCAAATAAGCAAGCTGATTTAGTCTCATTTTATGAGCCTGTTAGCAAAGCACTTAATATTATTAGAGGGTCTCTTATATCTGATGGAATAGAGATAGTTGAACCATGCATTACATGTAATAATAAGAGGGCAAAAATATATACTAATGAGCTGATGCAAGTCATCTTAAATATTTTAAAAAATGCACAAGACAACTTCAAAGAAAAAAAGATAAAAGATCCAGAGATAACTATTACGTGCAAATGTGATAGTGATGATAAGATTATTCTAGATATTTGTGATAACGGAGGAGGAATACCTGAAGAGATTATAGATAAAATATTTGACCCTTATTTCTCAACAAAAAATGAATTAAATGGGACAGGGCTAGGACTTTATATGTCTAAGACTATTGTGGAAGAACATCATAATGGAAATTTACTTGTAAATAATTCTAAAGATGGAGTTTGTTTTACAATTGAGTTGGCGCAGAGATGA
- a CDS encoding GGDEF domain-containing response regulator, protein MIEEIININVINYSDYTVHIVDDSRSITAMLTNLLEEEGYNVTSTSNGKDAINYIYKNKPNLIILDVEMPVMDGYETIEQLKKYKQTSNIPVIFHTALTKPDVIGYLFEIGASDYISKPFIPEELLARIEKEIKNINLQNILKDKMSKLAEALSTDPLTKTYNKMHMTSIINSSLKKLEIDGKGSFSLIYIDIDQFNSFTKIHGMKESENAIKKISIVLKQSIRDKDVLSRWSGDMFMILCPQIAKDNLDDMAKYIKNNIGEITFKSDMHLTCTISMINSSTATSKQELLTKLETRMSDLTAVSKNSIVSTDGKVIR, encoded by the coding sequence TTGATTGAAGAAATAATAAATATTAATGTAATAAACTATAGTGACTATACAGTTCATATTGTTGACGATAGCAGATCTATCACTGCTATGCTCACTAACTTGCTAGAAGAAGAGGGATACAACGTAACATCTACATCAAATGGAAAAGATGCGATTAATTATATTTATAAAAACAAACCTAATTTAATAATTCTTGATGTTGAAATGCCTGTCATGGATGGATATGAAACAATTGAACAGTTAAAAAAATATAAACAAACTTCAAATATCCCTGTTATCTTTCACACAGCATTAACTAAACCTGATGTAATTGGATATTTATTTGAAATTGGTGCTTCTGACTATATCTCAAAACCTTTTATTCCTGAGGAACTTCTAGCGAGAATAGAAAAAGAAATTAAAAACATAAATCTTCAAAATATACTAAAAGATAAAATGTCAAAGCTTGCTGAAGCCCTCTCAACTGATCCACTAACAAAAACATATAATAAAATGCATATGACTTCCATTATTAATAGTAGTTTAAAAAAGCTTGAGATAGATGGCAAAGGTTCATTCTCCTTAATCTACATTGATATAGATCAATTCAACTCATTTACAAAGATACATGGAATGAAGGAATCAGAAAATGCAATTAAAAAAATATCAATCGTGCTTAAACAATCAATACGTGATAAAGATGTTTTATCCAGGTGGAGTGGTGATATGTTTATGATTTTGTGCCCTCAAATTGCCAAAGATAACCTTGATGATATGGCAAAATATATTAAAAACAATATTGGAGAAATCACTTTTAAATCTGATATGCATCTAACATGTACTATCTCTATGATAAATTCATCAACTGCAACAAGTAAACAAGAGTTACTAACAAAACTTGAGACTAGGATGAGCGATCTTACAGCGGTTAGTAAAAACTCTATAGTCTCCACGGATGGAAAAGTAATTAGATAG